Part of the Halorhabdus utahensis DSM 12940 genome, GCGGCGGAACTTTCCCGAGACGCCATGACTCCGAGTCGTCGCCCTTCGGTTTCACTCGCCCCTCAAATGAGACGGTAGTTATCAAATTCAGGATCACTACTGAGTCGCTGTCCAATCCATCAATTGTTCCGGGCAGTCTCACTTCACGAGAGAAGCTTTGCTTGTCACGCGATGAAACTGGGGCAACGACTACCGCTCTATCATCAGAATTCGTGTATTGGACGACAACTGCGGGATGGGGATCTTCAAATTCGCCCGGTTCGGCGTCTGCAGCAGGCCTAAAGTCAACGTGAATGAGATCCCCGTATTCCGGGAAACTCAATCGGTAATCACCTCTGCTCCCATTTCCGAGACACGGCTGATCGTTTCCCCATCAAGCGATTGCTCGTCATCTTCTCCGTTTCCGCCTGACTCTAGTTTCTCCATGTCTTCTATTTCGGGTTCCAAGCCAACTGACTCTCTCCTCTCCCCCAGAGATTTTAGTTCGGCTTTCCATGAGCCATCCCGGTATTTTTCAGCATTTGCTTCAACCTCTGGACGAAGCTCATCCACGTTTTCGCCCCGCATCGTCTCAAGAGAAATCTCTTGGCCGACAAAATCCCAAACCGTGTTGTAGAACTTCCGAACAGCATTATTAATGAATGCCTGCTGGCCCGATGACAGTTCATCCGCTGCGTCAGCTTCCGAGATGATACTGGTCAGCAACGTCCGGTATTCTTCAAGCGGTTCTAGAGTGTGTTCCAAGACGTCAAGCTTCGCTATTTCCTCACTCACTGAGACGAACTTCTTGTCCAGTTCATAATAGAACTCTGTCGAGTTCTGATGCCAATTCTCCCCGCCCCCGATTGCGTCAAGCGTTTGTTGGAGACGAGCGCTTGCCGTATACAAATCAGTGAATCGAGCTGCATATTCATCCTTTGGCGCATACTCATCGTAGAAGTCTACCAAGTAGACTTTCGTTTCTTCCGCCGTCACGATTCTATCGAATTCGTCGTCAAGTTCCCTGAGAAAATAGTACGCAAATGCTTCTGTCGAAAGGTGGTCTTTGCTTGGCAGTCTACTTTCATCCAGGTACGCGATATCATCTCCGGGCCGAGGACCTAGCGCCACTCCAGTGTCTGTGGTAACGTCCTCAGGGGCAGGACCGTATTTGAACCAACCGAACGTCAGTCCCAGATTGCGGTCCTCATTGACGATATACTGGAGTTTGTTCAGACGAATCGTATCGAGATGGATCTCGCCTTCGGAAAATCGCCCCTCCTGTTTACCGAGATAGAGCGCATATTGGATCCCCTCTTTTATATCCAAAAGGAGGGATTCCTCGTCTCCGGGAGTGAGCATGTGTATTCCTCTTAGCGTCTAATCACTTTATGTCTTTCATCGTATTTTCCCGGTCGATCTGTCTACCTCAAGCCAGTCTCTATATAAGACTTCAACACGACCCATCCCGGAAACCCGGAAACGACCCCGACCGCTTATGACGCTCGCCGCGAAATCGTCGCCTGATGATCGAGGACGCCCGCGTGCTCCGCGAGGAGTTCGTCCCGAACGACGTCGTCCACCGCGACGGCGAGGTCGACGCGCTCTCGGCCGTCCTCGAACCCGTCGTCGAGGGCGAACCGCCCGAGTCCGCGCTGCTCACCGGCCCCTCGGGAGCCGGCAAGACCACCATCGCGAAGTTCGTCGTCGGCCGCCTCCGGGAGACCGCCCTCGACGTCGAGGCGATCCACGTCAACTGCTGGCAATCGTACACTCGCTTCAAAGCCCTCTACCGGATTCTCGAGGGCCTCGGCCGGACGATCGACGTCCACCGCCAGTCGACGCCCCACGACGAACTCCTCGATCGGCTCGAAGCCTACGACGGCCCGCCCGTCATCGTCACGCTCGACGAGGTCGACCAGCTCGAGGACGGCCACCTGATCTACGACCTCTACCGCCTCCCCGCGTTCGCGGTCGTCCTGATCACCAACGACGAGGAAGAGCTGCTGGCCGGCCTCGACGAGCGCGTCCGGTCGCGGCTTCACACCGCCGAGACGATCCATTTCGACCGCTACGACGTCGAAGAGCTGACCGACATCATGGCCGACCGCGTCGACCACGGGCTGGCTTCGGGGGCCGTCGACTTCGACCAGCTCCGGTGGATCGCCGACGCCGCCGCCGGCGACGCCCGCGTCGGGTTGAGTATCCTCCGGAGCGCCGCACGGCGGGCCGACCGCGACGGTGCCGATGCTATCGCCGCGTCCCACATCGAGGCCGCGATCCCCGAAGCCCGCCGGGAAGTCCGGTCGCGGGCCCTCGACGCACTGCACAAGGAGCAACGGAAAGTATTCGAGATCCTCCGGGAGAGCGACGGGCTCCCGCCGCGGGAGGTCTACGATCGGTACGTCGCGGCGGTCGAGGATCCCCGGACGAAGCGGACGGTCCGGTCGTGGCTCCAGAAAATCGAACAGTACAACCTGGTCGAGGCCGACGGGAGTGGCCCGACCCGGACGTATCGCGTCATCGCCGAGGAGTAGCTGTGCGTTCGTCCACCTTCGGGGAGCGATGGAACCCATGGCAGAGTGGTGACGACCCGACAGTCAGGGTCGAACCCACGTCACGGAACTGATAGTCGGATGAAAACTTATGCAGGCATCGAACGAACTCCCGGGTCATGCGCCGGCGTACCTTCCTCGGGACGGTCGTCGCCGCCGGGCTGGCCGGGTGTACGGCCCCCGCGAGCGAGGAGACGCCCGGGGTAACGACGACCGTCGCGGGGCCGACGGTGGTGACCCCGCCCGAGCCTGACCCGGAGCGCGAACCGCTCCAGTCGGAGGGCTCGCAGCTCGTGACGGCCGCGGCCACCGACCGGGTCTACGCGCTGGGCGCGGGCGGTGGGGGCGGTGACGAGGAGTGGTTGTGGGACAGCTTCCAGTTCGTCTCGGAACCGGACGCCGACGGCCCCGCGCTCGTCGAGGGGACACTCACCAATAATGGCGACTTCGAGCACGTAATCGCCTTCGAGAAGCTCTCGCCGTTCGGTGGGAACGGCTGGTTCCGGCCGGACGGCTATCTGGACGTGTCGATCCCGGGCAGGGACCGCAACCTCGTGCAACTGCTGGAACCGACCGCAGCACACGACTTCGTCGACGGGGAACCGTCGTTCCACCGCGACGGGGAAGGCGTCTGGCGGGTCCAGGAGCACGCCGATCATGATATTCCGGACTACCTGCGCCTTGCCCCGGGCCAGACCATCTACGGGCAGTGGGCGCTCGTCGCCTCTACCGTCGAGGACGCCATCCGCGTGCCTGTCCCCGGGCGATACAGCACCACCGGCGCCGAAGTCGCCCTGTCGATCGCCGTCTGGGACCGGACAGCGCCCGGGCCGAGCGAGGAATCCATCCACGCGGGCCGGGACGTCCCGCCGCCGCCTCCCACCCGCGAAGACGTGACTAAGAGGGTCTGGTATCACGAGGCCGGTCCCGAGACGCCGGTTTTCCTCCACCCGGAGACGGAGGCGGGAACCCTCCCGCTACGGGTTGACTTCACGCTCGTCAATCACACCGTCGAGCAGGCGTTCGGGCTCAACCCGTACAACTGGGGACTGTACAAATTGCACGATGACACGTGGTATCATATCGCACCCCAGAACATTCCGCTGCCAGGGGGATCGCTCCAGCCCGGGAGCATCGCTCGGAAAACACATACACTGTTCAACGGCCATCGGCTCGGCGATCCGCCCGGTCCCACAGTCACGGACGACAGCTACCGGCGGACGGTTCCGCACCTCGGGCCGGGGCTGTACGCCTACGCGCGTGACCTCATGTTCGAGGACACGTACCGCTGCTACGCGGCGCTACTCGAACTCGACGGCGACCCGGTCGCGGTGACGCCGGCCACGGATCTGTCCATCGAACGCGGCGGTGACACCATCGAGGCGGTCCATCCCGAGGTCGACACCAGCCGGCGGAACCACCGGCTCACCGTCGAGCGCGCCCCAGAGGCCGAGACCGACGAGCGAGTCCTCCCGGAACAGATCATGACCGTCGATTACGCGACGGGGCTCCGGAACGCCATCGGCCTGCTCGAGCCCGGCGTCGGGACCGTGCGCCTCGAAACCCCGACGTACGAGGTCAGTATAGCGGGAGACATCGCGGATCGCTCGCCCGTGATCCTCGAATTGCCCGACGGGCCGGTCACGATCCGGGTCGGGATCGAGGACCTCTGGGAGTGAGTCCCATGTGACGCTTCCGGAAACCCGCATGGCGGCCCGGCATCCGGAACCGACCCGGAAACGACGCCGATAGCGGTGCAGTCCCCCGGTTTCACCCTGTTTTCGGCCGATCCGGAAACCATGAAACGACACACCAGCCGGTTTGACGGTCCCGGCGGATCGTTGTCGTATGGAACACGACGCGATCACCGGACGGATGGGAACGGACAGCCGGCGAGGCGGCTCGTCGATCGGGGACCCGCGATGGCCGGCTTCGAGTCGCGAGGACCTCCCGGGCCAGCGTGCCCGACAACGATCCAGTGGCGAGATCGACGACGCGGCGACCGCCGTGGACGTTGACGACGGCCTCGCCCTCCCGGAACTCCCGACGCTCGAAGACGACCTCTATCTGCTGGAACCCGACGCGGGAACCGCGCGATCGCGACGCGACGCCGTCGTCGGCCCGCTTCACGCGCTCGCACTCGATACCGCGCTCTCGGCGGGCGGCGACGTTGTCTGGGTCGACGCGGGGGGCCACGCCACGACGCACGCCTTCGCCCGCGTCGCCCCGGCCGAGCGTGCGCTCGATCGCGTCCACGTCGCCCGCGCGTTCACGACCCACCAGCACTACACGCTGGTCGAGCAACTCGGCCGGTGGCTCCGGGGCGACGGCGATTCGCCCTTCGGCGCGCCGGCGACCGACCGCCCCGCGGTTGTCGTCGCCCCGGCACTCGACGCGCTCTACCGCAAGGGGGAAATCCGGGATGGCGACGCCGGACGCCTCCTCTCCCATTCGCTGGCGACCCTCGCCGCGATCGCCCGCGAACACGACATCCCGGTCGTGCTGACGCGGTCCAGGGCCGACAGCGACACCGACCCGATCGAGGCGGCTGCCACGACGATCGCCCTCGAAGAAACCCAGTTCGGCCCCCGATTCGCGTGCGACGATCTCGACTTCGAGACGCTGGTCTACCGCGTTGAGGAGGGCGTCCACCAGACGACGATCACCTACTGGGCGGAGATCCTCCGGGCTCGGCATCCGGCCGTCGCGTCCGGCGGCTCCGTCAGGGCAAGTGGATCCGGATCGACCGCACAGTCACTCACTATCGGGCCGGCGGCAATCAGGTGACCACGATGGGACGGACCAACCCCACGTTCCGGGACGTGCTCCGGTCGGTCGAGGACCGCTGGGCCCCCTTCCGGCGGGCGCTGCGCTACGAGGACCAGCAGCGCTTCGATCGCCTCCTCGGGCACGCCCGGACGCACGCCGACGCGGCGGGCAATTTGAACCACCATTCCCCGATCGTGCCGGTCCTGCTCGCGATCTCGCTCGCCCAGGAACGGCGGATCGACGACCTCGAAGCGCGACTCGACGAACTCGAAGGGGAGATCGGCGAGCAGGCGGATCGCGTCGACGCCCTCGAAGCCCAAATCGACGATTTCGGGCACCAATACGACGAAATCTCGGCGGGGAATGGGACATCTCCACACGAAAGAACAGGGTGAGGTTTCGGGGGATGGTCTTCACGATCGACTTCCTCGGCGACGGCGACCCGCTCGTGTGGTCCCTCGACGGCACCGTCGATGAACCGGCGTGGTCGGCGTCGCGCGCGGCCGCGTATCGCCCGACGGTGTACGCGGTCGCCGCGCGTGGGATGACCGAACGCGATCCCGACCGCGAGGCCTGCATCGCCGATTTGAACGATCTCCGGGCGGATCTCGACATGCATCCGGCGGTTGCAGACCTTCGTTTCGAGTGGAGGTCGCCGGGGTTTCGCTTCGCCGACCAGCCCGTCCTCCGGATCGACGTCGACCGGGTCGATGCGGTCCGGGAAGTCGCTCGCTTCGTCGAGAATCGCGGCCCACCCGGTCGGGTTCCGTACCGGGCGTTCGACGTGGACTTCTCGCCGGAGTTCCGGTACTGTCTCGAAACCGGGATCGACCCGACGCCGGGGCGGCCCCCGCGCGTGCTTCGGCTGGATCTGCCCCGGACTGCCGCGGCCGAAGGTGACCTCACCGAACTGGCGATCGGCGCGCGAACGACGGCCCCGACAGCTTCGTCGGCCACGGACGCGACCTCGACGGCCACCGCCGAGCCCGCACTGCCGGGGACGCAGCCGGCCGGCGACACCGTCGAGGAGGTGCTGGTGACCCTTCGACGGCGGCTGGCGGTCGAGGATCCGGACGTGCTTCAGGTCGAACGGAGTGACATCCTCCCGTTGCTCGACGAGGCGGCCACCGAGCACGGCGTCGACCCCGGCCTCCAGCGGGTTCCGGACGGTACGCCGCGGGCCGAGATCCCGGCCGTCCAGCAACTCGCGGGGGCGTCAACGTTCGAATCGTACGGGCGGCGGATGCACTCTCCGGCGCGGTACAACGTTCCGGGACGGGTCGTGATCGATCGCTCGAACACGTTCTTCCTCGGCGAGACGAACCTCGCGGGGGCGCTCGATCTCGTCGCCCGGTCGGGCAAGCCGCTGCAGGAACTGTCCTGGGCGTCGATCGGGAACGTGCTCACGGCGATCCAGATCCGGGCCGTCCGAAAGCGGGATGTCCTCGTCCAGTGGCGGGCCTGGCGACCGGAGCGGTTCAAGACCGCCCGGACGCTACACGACGCCGATCGGGGCGGAACCACGCTCTCACCGATCGTCGGCGTTCACGACGCTGTCCACGAACTCGACTTCGCGTCGATGTACCCCAACATCATCTGCGAACACAATCTCTCGCCCGAGACGGTCCGGTGTGGGTGTCACGATGGCGAGGACGTGCCCGAGTTGGGCTATTCCGTCTGTGATCGCGAGGGCTATCTCCCCGACGTCCTCAAGCCGATCATCGACGATCGTGCCGAGAAGAAACGCCGGCTGGCCGAGGACGACCTCTCGGCCGCCGAGCGGCGCGCACTCTCCGGGCAAGTGGACGCCCTGAAGTGGATCCTCGTCTCGTGTTTCGGGTATCAGGGGTTCAGCAACGCCAAGTTCGGCCGGATCGAGGTCCACGAGGCGATCAACGCCCACGCACGCGACGTCCTCCTCTCGGCCAAAGAACGCCTGGAAGCCGGCGGCTGGTCGGTCCTGCACGGCATCGTCGATTCGATCTGGGTGACGCCCCGCGAGGGGGCGACCCAGGAGCCACTCGAGGAGATCGCCGCAAAGATCACCGACGACGTCGGGATCGCCCTGGAGCACGAGGGGGACTTCGACTGGGTGGCGTTCTGTCCCC contains:
- a CDS encoding type II toxin-antitoxin system PemK/MazF family toxin yields the protein MSFPEYGDLIHVDFRPAADAEPGEFEDPHPAVVVQYTNSDDRAVVVAPVSSRDKQSFSREVRLPGTIDGLDSDSVVILNLITTVSFEGRVKPKGDDSESWRLGKVPPRKIEEIQEKLARLFRI
- a CDS encoding Cdc6/Cdc18 family protein, with product MIEDARVLREEFVPNDVVHRDGEVDALSAVLEPVVEGEPPESALLTGPSGAGKTTIAKFVVGRLRETALDVEAIHVNCWQSYTRFKALYRILEGLGRTIDVHRQSTPHDELLDRLEAYDGPPVIVTLDEVDQLEDGHLIYDLYRLPAFAVVLITNDEEELLAGLDERVRSRLHTAETIHFDRYDVEELTDIMADRVDHGLASGAVDFDQLRWIADAAAGDARVGLSILRSAARRADRDGADAIAASHIEAAIPEARREVRSRALDALHKEQRKVFEILRESDGLPPREVYDRYVAAVEDPRTKRTVRSWLQKIEQYNLVEADGSGPTRTYRVIAEE
- a CDS encoding P-loop NTPase family protein, producing the protein MEHDAITGRMGTDSRRGGSSIGDPRWPASSREDLPGQRARQRSSGEIDDAATAVDVDDGLALPELPTLEDDLYLLEPDAGTARSRRDAVVGPLHALALDTALSAGGDVVWVDAGGHATTHAFARVAPAERALDRVHVARAFTTHQHYTLVEQLGRWLRGDGDSPFGAPATDRPAVVVAPALDALYRKGEIRDGDAGRLLSHSLATLAAIAREHDIPVVLTRSRADSDTDPIEAAATTIALEETQFGPRFACDDLDFETLVYRVEEGVHQTTITYWAEILRARHPAVASGGSVRASGSGSTAQSLTIGPAAIR
- a CDS encoding type B DNA-directed DNA polymerase, which produces MVFTIDFLGDGDPLVWSLDGTVDEPAWSASRAAAYRPTVYAVAARGMTERDPDREACIADLNDLRADLDMHPAVADLRFEWRSPGFRFADQPVLRIDVDRVDAVREVARFVENRGPPGRVPYRAFDVDFSPEFRYCLETGIDPTPGRPPRVLRLDLPRTAAAEGDLTELAIGARTTAPTASSATDATSTATAEPALPGTQPAGDTVEEVLVTLRRRLAVEDPDVLQVERSDILPLLDEAATEHGVDPGLQRVPDGTPRAEIPAVQQLAGASTFESYGRRMHSPARYNVPGRVVIDRSNTFFLGETNLAGALDLVARSGKPLQELSWASIGNVLTAIQIRAVRKRDVLVQWRAWRPERFKTARTLHDADRGGTTLSPIVGVHDAVHELDFASMYPNIICEHNLSPETVRCGCHDGEDVPELGYSVCDREGYLPDVLKPIIDDRAEKKRRLAEDDLSAAERRALSGQVDALKWILVSCFGYQGFSNAKFGRIEVHEAINAHARDVLLSAKERLEAGGWSVLHGIVDSIWVTPREGATQEPLEEIAAKITDDVGIALEHEGDFDWVAFCPRRDGEGGALTKYFGSRRDPDGDDPFKVRGLACRQRSTPPWVAGLQRSLIETFDGTRDPSAVIDTLAAHLATLAAGDVPTTDLLVRNRASKDVDAYTHRTRTVAALERADSIGLDSAPGQDIVYVVRDDDREGMDRVRLASEIDDESDYDAGYYREAAIRAAVGVLGPLDWTDADVRDALAGERDATLSTFDGMELDPDRRI